The Streptomyces spororaveus genome includes a region encoding these proteins:
- a CDS encoding nitronate monooxygenase, whose translation METELSKKLGVEHAIFGFTPFPAVAAAITRAGGFGVLGAVRYTAPDDLRRDLDWMQAHTDGKPYGLDVVMPAKKAVDGIGEADIEAMIPAAHRAFVRDTLAKHHVPELAEGEASGWRITGWMEQVARNQLDVAFGYPIKLLANALGSPPADVIARAHDHGVLVAALAGSAKHARRHAEAGIDIVVAQGYEAGGHTGDIATMVLVPDIVEAVAPLPVLAAGGIGSGEQIAAGLALGAQGAWLGSLWLTTTEADLHSRALTEKLLAAGSGDTVRSRALTGKPARQLRTEWTDAWDDPAGPGALPMPLQGLLVAEAVSRIQEYEIQPLLGTPVGQIVGRMTEERSVQAVFDDLTSGFERAIDRINRIAGRVREA comes from the coding sequence ATGGAGACGGAGCTGAGCAAAAAACTGGGAGTCGAGCACGCCATCTTCGGCTTCACGCCCTTCCCGGCGGTCGCCGCCGCCATCACCCGCGCGGGCGGTTTCGGGGTACTCGGCGCGGTCCGCTACACGGCCCCCGACGACCTCAGGCGGGACCTCGACTGGATGCAGGCACACACCGACGGCAAGCCCTACGGCCTCGACGTCGTCATGCCCGCCAAGAAGGCCGTCGACGGCATCGGCGAGGCCGACATCGAGGCGATGATCCCGGCCGCGCACCGCGCCTTCGTCCGTGACACCCTCGCCAAGCACCACGTGCCCGAGCTCGCCGAGGGCGAGGCCTCCGGCTGGCGGATCACCGGCTGGATGGAACAGGTCGCGCGGAACCAGCTCGACGTCGCCTTCGGGTACCCCATCAAACTCCTGGCGAACGCCCTCGGTTCCCCGCCCGCCGACGTCATCGCGCGCGCCCATGACCACGGCGTCCTCGTCGCCGCCCTCGCCGGCAGCGCCAAGCACGCCCGCCGCCACGCCGAGGCCGGCATCGACATCGTCGTCGCCCAGGGCTACGAGGCCGGCGGCCACACCGGCGACATCGCCACCATGGTCCTGGTACCCGACATCGTCGAGGCCGTCGCCCCCCTCCCGGTCCTCGCCGCCGGCGGCATCGGCAGCGGCGAGCAGATCGCCGCCGGCCTCGCCCTCGGCGCCCAGGGCGCCTGGCTCGGCTCCCTCTGGCTCACCACCACCGAGGCCGACCTCCACTCGCGCGCCCTCACCGAGAAGCTGCTCGCCGCCGGCTCCGGCGACACCGTCCGGTCCCGCGCGCTCACCGGCAAGCCCGCCCGCCAGCTGCGCACCGAATGGACCGATGCCTGGGACGACCCGGCGGGCCCGGGCGCCCTCCCCATGCCGCTCCAGGGCCTGCTCGTCGCCGAGGCCGTCTCCCGGATCCAGGAGTACGAGATCCAGCCGCTGCTCGGCACACCCGTCGGCCAGATCGTCGGCCGGATGACCGAGGAGCGCAGCGTCCAGGCCGTCTTCGACGACCTCACCAGCGGGTTCGAGAGGGCGATCGACCGCATCAACCGCATCGCCGGCCGAGTCCGAGAGGCGTGA
- a CDS encoding serine hydrolase domain-containing protein: MTGRTGAFGGASGEAARPAPAAAGAPAATGAPGRTGGGPGAAGGAPTRRRIGARLLALGGVLVLHAALPGSAGSAGAAGSPAERRALQGLRLRYGSARQAGLLEKHLEGVADEARRFLGPSPEHPYYAGAVVLAGRGRTVALHRAMGYAVRYAEYDGRTDRVREFPAAERIAMAEDTVFDLASLTKLFTSILAVQQMERGRLELEAPVCRYLPEFTGGGKEIVTVRQLLTHTSGLRSWAPFYQESTREGRLRLLWSVRPQETPGTVYRYSDLNLIALQLLLERITGRTLDVLLHDEITAPLGMHRTRYSPPLSWRRVIAATEVQRPPWSGLDRGLVWGEVHDENAYALGGVAGHAGVFGTAWDLAVLARALLDGGVYAGRRILRPASVELLFTDYNTAFPGDDHGLGFELYQHWYMGAMATPHSAGHTGFTGTSLVLDPSTDSFLILLGNSVHPVRTWRAGSAPRVAVGNRFARAVPVRTRHGGAAWFSGIRPGASGTLTLPPLGPVTAAARLRCAVWWDTVPGEGALHLEASPDGEHWEPLPFSTLRSTGGTPEQWPRGSVSGWSGRVWHRLEAPLTAAWAGREVRLRFRHTATGRYVGRGAYVDVVRVAEPGRLLFAEDRPADADHVEAVGWTRSAD, from the coding sequence ATGACAGGACGCACGGGGGCTTTCGGCGGGGCGAGCGGAGAGGCGGCGCGGCCCGCACCGGCCGCAGCGGGCGCACCGGCCGCAACGGGCGCGCCCGGGAGGACGGGCGGCGGGCCCGGGGCAGCCGGTGGCGCGCCGACGCGGCGGCGGATCGGGGCGCGGCTGCTCGCGCTGGGCGGGGTGCTCGTCCTGCATGCCGCGCTCCCCGGCTCCGCGGGATCCGCCGGCGCCGCGGGCAGCCCGGCCGAGCGGCGCGCGCTCCAGGGCCTGCGACTGCGGTACGGCTCCGCCCGCCAGGCCGGGTTGCTGGAGAAGCATCTGGAGGGGGTGGCGGACGAGGCCCGGCGCTTTCTGGGCCCCTCCCCCGAACACCCCTACTACGCGGGGGCGGTGGTCCTCGCCGGCCGCGGCCGGACCGTCGCCCTGCACCGGGCCATGGGGTACGCGGTCCGGTACGCGGAGTACGACGGGCGGACCGACCGGGTCCGGGAGTTCCCGGCGGCCGAGCGGATCGCGATGGCCGAGGACACCGTGTTCGACCTGGCCTCGCTGACCAAGCTGTTCACCTCCATCCTGGCGGTGCAGCAGATGGAACGCGGGCGCCTGGAGCTGGAGGCTCCGGTGTGCCGGTACCTGCCGGAGTTCACCGGTGGCGGCAAGGAGATCGTCACGGTCCGTCAGCTGCTCACGCACACCTCGGGATTGCGCTCCTGGGCGCCCTTCTACCAGGAGTCCACGCGGGAGGGGCGGCTGAGGCTGCTGTGGTCGGTCAGGCCGCAGGAGACCCCTGGGACCGTCTACCGCTACTCCGACCTCAATCTCATCGCGCTGCAACTGCTCCTGGAACGGATCACCGGTCGCACTCTGGACGTCCTGCTCCACGACGAGATCACCGCTCCGCTCGGAATGCACCGCACTCGGTACAGCCCACCGCTCTCCTGGCGCCGGGTCATCGCCGCCACCGAGGTGCAGCGCCCGCCCTGGTCCGGCCTGGACCGCGGGCTGGTGTGGGGCGAGGTCCACGACGAGAACGCGTACGCACTCGGCGGCGTCGCGGGCCACGCCGGGGTCTTCGGCACCGCCTGGGACCTGGCCGTCCTCGCCCGCGCCCTCCTCGACGGCGGGGTCTACGCGGGCAGGCGCATCCTGCGCCCCGCCTCCGTCGAACTGCTCTTCACCGACTACAACACGGCCTTCCCGGGCGATGACCACGGCCTCGGCTTCGAGCTCTACCAGCACTGGTACATGGGCGCCATGGCCACCCCGCACTCCGCCGGGCACACCGGCTTCACCGGTACCTCCCTGGTCCTGGACCCCTCCACCGACTCGTTCCTGATCCTGCTCGGCAACTCCGTGCACCCCGTACGGACCTGGCGGGCCGGGAGCGCGCCACGGGTCGCGGTCGGCAACCGCTTCGCCCGCGCCGTCCCGGTACGCACCCGGCACGGCGGGGCGGCCTGGTTCTCCGGCATCCGGCCCGGCGCCTCGGGCACCCTCACACTGCCGCCGCTCGGCCCGGTCACGGCCGCCGCCCGGCTGCGCTGCGCCGTGTGGTGGGACACGGTGCCGGGCGAGGGCGCCCTGCACCTGGAGGCCTCCCCCGACGGGGAGCACTGGGAGCCGCTGCCCTTCAGCACGCTGCGGTCCACCGGCGGTACGCCCGAGCAGTGGCCGCGGGGCTCCGTGAGCGGCTGGTCGGGCCGCGTCTGGCACCGTCTCGAAGCCCCCCTCACGGCCGCGTGGGCGGGACGCGAGGTACGGCTGCGCTTCCGCCACACCGCGACCGGCCGCTACGTGGGGCGCGGGGCGTACGTGGACGTCGTACGGGTGGCGGAACCGGGTCGTCTGCTCTTCGCGGAGGACCGCCCCGCCGACGCCGACCACGTCGAGGCCGTCGGCTGGACCCGGTCGGCGGACTGA
- a CDS encoding acyl-CoA synthetase, giving the protein MTATTSTTPAADRQPPNGFWAQAAADPGRTVLVTPEGEEWSAGRLHADVNRLVHGLRAAGLEKGDVFAVVLPNGVEFLTAYLAASQAGFYLVPVNHHLVGPEIAWIVSDSGAKVLIAHERFAEAARAAADEAALPASHRYAVGPVEGFTPYAQLLDGQPASPPEGRTLGWVMNYTSGTTGRPRGIRRPLPGKLPEETYLGGFLGIFGIRPFDGNVHLVCSPLYHTAVLQFAGAALHIGHPLVLMDKWTPQEMLRLIDGHACTHTHMVPTQFHRLLALPQETKDAYDVSSMRHAIHGAAPCPDHVKRAMIDWWGRCVEEYYAASEGGGAFATAEDWLKRPGTVGKAWPISELAIFDDDGNRLPAGELGTVYLKMNTGGFSYHKDEGKTRKNRIGDFFTVGDLGLMDEEGYLFLRDRKIDMIISGGVNIYPAEIESALLTHPAVADAAAFGIPHADWGEQVKAVVEPAEGFVAGDALAAEILHHCERQLAGYKRPKTVDFIETMPRDPNGKLYKRRLRDPYWEGHDRPL; this is encoded by the coding sequence ATGACCGCCACGACGTCCACGACCCCCGCCGCCGACCGGCAGCCGCCCAACGGCTTCTGGGCCCAGGCCGCAGCCGACCCCGGGCGCACCGTCCTGGTGACCCCCGAGGGCGAGGAATGGAGCGCGGGCCGGCTGCACGCCGACGTCAACCGCCTCGTCCACGGCCTGCGCGCCGCCGGCCTGGAGAAGGGCGACGTCTTCGCCGTCGTCCTCCCCAACGGCGTCGAGTTCCTCACCGCCTATCTGGCCGCCTCCCAGGCCGGCTTCTACCTCGTCCCCGTCAACCACCACCTCGTCGGCCCCGAGATCGCCTGGATCGTCTCCGACTCCGGGGCCAAGGTCCTCATCGCGCACGAGCGCTTCGCCGAGGCCGCCAGGGCCGCCGCCGACGAGGCCGCCCTGCCCGCGAGCCACCGCTACGCCGTCGGACCGGTCGAGGGCTTCACGCCGTACGCGCAGCTCCTCGACGGGCAGCCGGCGAGCCCGCCCGAGGGCCGCACGCTGGGCTGGGTGATGAACTACACCTCCGGCACCACCGGCCGCCCGCGCGGCATCCGCCGCCCGCTGCCCGGCAAGCTCCCGGAGGAGACGTACCTGGGCGGCTTCCTCGGCATCTTCGGCATCCGGCCCTTCGACGGCAACGTCCACCTGGTCTGCTCGCCGCTCTACCACACCGCCGTCCTCCAATTCGCGGGCGCCGCCCTGCACATCGGGCACCCGCTCGTCCTGATGGACAAGTGGACGCCGCAGGAGATGCTCCGGCTGATCGACGGTCACGCCTGCACGCACACCCACATGGTGCCGACCCAGTTCCACCGCCTCCTGGCCCTGCCGCAGGAGACGAAGGACGCGTACGACGTCTCCTCGATGCGGCACGCCATCCACGGCGCCGCGCCCTGCCCCGACCACGTGAAACGGGCGATGATCGACTGGTGGGGACGCTGCGTGGAGGAGTACTACGCGGCCAGCGAGGGCGGCGGCGCCTTCGCGACCGCCGAGGACTGGCTGAAGAGGCCGGGAACCGTCGGCAAGGCTTGGCCGATCAGCGAACTCGCCATCTTCGACGACGACGGCAACCGGCTGCCGGCCGGGGAACTGGGCACCGTCTACCTCAAGATGAACACGGGCGGCTTCAGCTACCACAAGGACGAGGGCAAGACGAGGAAGAACCGGATCGGCGACTTCTTCACCGTCGGCGATCTGGGGCTCATGGACGAGGAGGGCTACCTCTTCCTCCGCGACCGCAAGATCGACATGATCATCTCGGGCGGGGTCAACATCTACCCCGCCGAGATCGAATCCGCCCTGCTCACCCATCCGGCCGTCGCGGACGCCGCCGCCTTCGGGATCCCGCACGCCGACTGGGGCGAGCAGGTCAAGGCGGTCGTCGAACCGGCCGAGGGCTTCGTGGCGGGCGACGCCCTGGCCGCGGAGATCCTGCACCACTGCGAGCGGCAGCTGGCCGGCTACAAGCGCCCCAAGACGGTCGACTTCATCGAGACGATGCCCCGCGACCCGAACGGCAAGCTCTACAAGCGGCGGCTGCGCGACCCGTACTGGGAGGGCCATGACCGGCCGCTGTGA
- a CDS encoding TetR/AcrR family transcriptional regulator, translating into MSTPRMRPPAADRRTLIADTAIDLVAAAGLRGLTHRAVDGAAGLPAGSTSYYFRTRTALIAACYQRLAELDLGDLGDVGDLAGLGDAGRPGAGGPDAGGAAEGPPVSPAADRDTAAAALAGLLHRWLTAGRARQLARFELSLEAARNPDLEADFHRAGQGARARASGILAALGARRPEEAAELLVAWTDGLLYDRLAGALARSRPAPDLAELTSVTRRMLDAVLAHPA; encoded by the coding sequence ATGTCCACCCCTCGTATGCGTCCGCCCGCGGCGGACCGCAGAACCCTGATCGCCGACACCGCGATCGACCTCGTCGCCGCCGCCGGGCTCCGGGGCCTGACCCACCGCGCGGTCGACGGTGCGGCGGGGCTGCCGGCCGGGAGCACCTCGTACTACTTCCGTACGAGGACGGCGCTGATCGCGGCCTGCTACCAGCGGCTGGCCGAGCTGGACCTCGGCGACCTCGGCGACGTGGGTGACCTCGCCGGCCTCGGCGATGCCGGTCGCCCCGGAGCCGGTGGCCCCGATGCCGGTGGCGCGGCCGAGGGCCCGCCCGTGTCCCCGGCGGCGGACCGGGACACGGCCGCGGCCGCGCTGGCCGGGCTGCTGCACCGCTGGCTCACGGCGGGCCGCGCGCGCCAGCTGGCCCGCTTCGAACTCAGCCTCGAAGCGGCGCGCAACCCCGACCTGGAGGCGGACTTCCACCGGGCGGGCCAGGGAGCACGGGCCCGCGCCTCCGGCATCCTCGCCGCCCTCGGGGCCCGGCGGCCCGAAGAGGCCGCCGAACTGCTGGTCGCCTGGACGGACGGGCTCCTCTACGACCGGCTGGCCGGCGCCCTCGCCCGCTCCCGCCCGGCCCCGGACCTCGCCGAACTGACCTCCGTCACCCGGCGGATGCTCGACGCGGTCCTCGCCCACCCGGCCTGA
- a CDS encoding nitroreductase family deazaflavin-dependent oxidoreductase, with protein MTTDIDWDHPTDPKEGTWQRDHVTLYVGSGGSEGQYWNGTQTLLLTTLGRVSGKPVRTPLIYGEADGGYLVVASKGGDPAHPLWYRNLAEHPAVRIQVGPKIMEGTARTATPEERAAYWPVMVGHWPAYDEYQAKTDREIPIVVIEPAG; from the coding sequence ATGACGACCGACATCGACTGGGACCACCCGACCGACCCCAAGGAGGGAACCTGGCAGCGGGACCACGTCACGCTGTACGTGGGCTCGGGCGGCTCCGAGGGCCAGTACTGGAACGGCACCCAGACCCTGCTGCTCACCACCCTGGGCAGGGTCTCCGGCAAGCCCGTACGGACCCCGCTCATCTACGGCGAGGCCGACGGCGGCTACCTGGTCGTCGCCTCCAAGGGCGGCGATCCCGCGCACCCGCTCTGGTACCGGAACCTCGCCGAACACCCCGCGGTCCGCATCCAGGTCGGCCCGAAGATCATGGAGGGCACCGCCCGGACCGCCACCCCCGAGGAGCGCGCCGCGTACTGGCCGGTGATGGTCGGGCACTGGCCCGCGTACGACGAGTACCAGGCCAAGACGGACCGCGAGATCCCGATCGTCGTCATCGAACCCGCCGGCTGA
- a CDS encoding FAD-dependent monooxygenase — protein MSAVQRHAVVAGAGIGGLTAAVALHRHGWRVTVCERAAGPTAVGAGIVLAPNALRAFDTIGFDITRAAGRTVPAAMGLRRPDGRWLSRADTAALAARFGGPPLALHRSALADALAAALPATAIRYGVAVTSVDDADGSPVVRTDAGDLDGADLVIAADGIHSPLRRQYFPDHPGLHHSGETAWRTVLPAAASGTATATAETWGRGERFGVVPLADGRIYLYATAVVPAGYRPADVRTELLRRYGTWHDPIPALLERIDPAAVLQHDLYDLAAPLPRFHRGRLAWLGDAAHAMTPNLGQGGCQAVEDAAVLGHLLAGAGTGDVPAALAAYSAARCARTDAIRVRARRAGRVAAVTHPLAVAVRDLAVRATPAGAAGRAMAALFDGFTLPDGTDTVPVGTRTR, from the coding sequence ATGTCGGCAGTTCAGCGTCACGCGGTCGTGGCAGGCGCGGGGATCGGCGGGCTCACGGCGGCCGTGGCCCTGCACCGCCACGGCTGGCGGGTCACCGTGTGCGAGCGGGCGGCCGGGCCCACCGCCGTCGGCGCCGGGATCGTGCTCGCCCCCAACGCCCTGCGTGCCTTCGACACCATCGGCTTCGACATCACCCGCGCGGCGGGCCGTACGGTCCCCGCCGCGATGGGCCTGCGCCGCCCGGACGGCCGCTGGCTCAGCCGCGCCGACACCGCCGCGCTGGCCGCCCGCTTCGGCGGCCCGCCACTCGCCCTGCACCGCTCCGCCCTCGCCGACGCCCTGGCCGCGGCCCTCCCCGCCACGGCGATCCGCTACGGAGTCGCCGTCACCTCGGTCGACGACGCCGACGGCTCCCCGGTGGTCCGCACCGACGCCGGCGACCTCGACGGCGCCGATCTCGTCATCGCCGCCGACGGAATCCACAGCCCGCTGCGCCGCCAGTACTTCCCGGACCACCCCGGACTCCACCACAGCGGAGAGACCGCCTGGCGCACGGTCCTGCCCGCCGCCGCGAGCGGCACCGCGACGGCCACCGCCGAGACCTGGGGCCGCGGCGAGCGCTTCGGTGTGGTCCCGCTGGCCGACGGCCGGATCTACCTCTACGCCACCGCCGTCGTCCCCGCGGGCTACCGTCCCGCCGACGTCCGTACCGAACTCCTGCGCCGCTACGGCACCTGGCACGACCCGATCCCGGCCCTGCTGGAGCGGATCGACCCGGCGGCCGTGCTCCAGCACGACCTGTACGACCTGGCCGCCCCGCTCCCCCGCTTCCACCGCGGACGCCTGGCCTGGCTCGGCGACGCCGCCCACGCCATGACGCCCAACCTGGGCCAGGGCGGCTGCCAGGCCGTCGAGGACGCCGCGGTCCTCGGTCATCTGCTGGCCGGCGCCGGCACCGGGGACGTCCCGGCCGCCCTCGCCGCCTACAGCGCGGCCCGCTGCGCGCGTACCGACGCCATCCGTGTCCGCGCCCGCCGGGCGGGCCGGGTCGCCGCCGTCACCCACCCGCTCGCCGTGGCCGTCCGCGACCTCGCCGTCCGCGCCACCCCGGCCGGGGCCGCGGGCCGGGCGATGGCTGCGCTGTTCGACGGATTCACGCTCCCGGACGGGACGGACACCGTGCCCGTGGGCACCCGTACTCGTTGA
- a CDS encoding alpha/beta hydrolase family protein, giving the protein MNRIPGDQHSGPTRRALLTVGAGAALAAGCARGGASGSPAAASSGTAPPTATPTAAAGGLTPGVMTLFQDPAYNFNGLLALGGSGAGAAEVGEVLTAVNKINAAGLSAQTYVETFRTLGDQLLKAPPGAPADGQSKRFWALRAAQYYGQALFFVLGSDDPGSEEQLYKAGRGAWDTFCDLCEPAPVKANVPYAGTPLPVWFFRPDTSGTPRPTVILTNGSDGQNVDMWTYGVPAALDRGWNALVYDGPGQGQLLFVDRVVFTPTWEKVVTPLVDWLSARPDVDPGKIALTGLSMAGDLAPRAAAFETRIAALVAMPGCVEPWLGFPPEIRKILTPDKQETNAIWNKEVVPELPPDAADVMKKRFEPFSVPAMLEARQGKLFTDFYTPATRIQALSITDVVGRIKAPTLVLDYEGEQFYPGQPRRMYDALTSPKDYLKLTAAEGAQLHCSPMAPQLHCEVVFDWLQKTLLGG; this is encoded by the coding sequence ATGAACCGCATACCTGGTGACCAGCACTCCGGCCCCACCCGCCGCGCCCTGCTCACCGTCGGAGCGGGTGCGGCCCTCGCCGCGGGGTGTGCGCGCGGCGGTGCCTCCGGCTCTCCGGCGGCGGCGTCCAGCGGCACCGCCCCGCCGACCGCCACCCCCACCGCGGCCGCCGGCGGTCTCACCCCGGGCGTGATGACGCTGTTCCAGGACCCGGCGTACAACTTCAACGGGCTCCTCGCCCTCGGCGGCTCGGGCGCCGGCGCCGCCGAGGTCGGCGAGGTCCTCACCGCCGTGAACAAGATCAACGCCGCCGGTCTGAGCGCCCAGACGTACGTGGAGACCTTCCGCACCCTCGGCGACCAGCTGCTGAAGGCGCCTCCCGGCGCCCCGGCCGACGGCCAGAGCAAACGCTTCTGGGCGCTGCGCGCCGCCCAGTACTACGGCCAGGCGCTCTTCTTCGTCCTCGGATCGGACGACCCCGGCAGCGAGGAACAGCTCTACAAGGCGGGCCGCGGGGCCTGGGACACCTTCTGCGACCTGTGCGAGCCCGCCCCGGTGAAGGCCAACGTGCCCTATGCCGGCACGCCACTGCCGGTCTGGTTCTTCCGCCCCGACACCTCCGGCACCCCGCGCCCGACGGTGATCCTCACGAACGGGAGCGACGGCCAGAACGTGGACATGTGGACCTACGGGGTCCCTGCCGCGCTGGACCGGGGCTGGAACGCACTCGTCTACGACGGCCCGGGCCAGGGGCAGCTGCTCTTCGTGGACCGGGTGGTGTTCACCCCCACCTGGGAGAAGGTCGTCACGCCCCTGGTCGACTGGCTGTCGGCCCGCCCCGACGTGGACCCCGGCAAGATCGCCCTGACCGGTCTGAGCATGGCGGGGGACCTCGCCCCGAGGGCGGCGGCCTTCGAGACCCGGATCGCCGCACTGGTCGCCATGCCGGGCTGCGTGGAGCCGTGGCTGGGCTTCCCGCCCGAGATCCGGAAGATCCTCACCCCCGACAAGCAGGAGACGAACGCCATCTGGAACAAGGAGGTCGTACCCGAACTGCCCCCGGACGCGGCCGACGTGATGAAGAAGCGCTTCGAGCCGTTCTCCGTCCCCGCCATGCTCGAAGCGCGGCAGGGCAAGCTGTTCACCGACTTCTACACCCCCGCCACCCGGATCCAGGCCCTGTCCATCACCGACGTCGTCGGCCGGATCAAGGCCCCCACCCTGGTGCTGGACTACGAGGGCGAGCAGTTCTACCCGGGCCAGCCGCGCCGCATGTACGACGCCCTCACCTCGCCCAAGGACTACCTGAAACTGACGGCGGCCGAGGGCGCGCAGTTGCACTGTTCCCCGATGGCCCCGCAGCTGCACTGCGAGGTCGTCTTCGACTGGCTCCAGAAGACGCTCCTGGGCGGCTGA
- a CDS encoding PPOX class F420-dependent oxidoreductase, which yields MSAALSDDLKKLIDDSPVFATVATIQPDGSPQLSITWLTRDGDDLLVSTTVGRRKEKNLRADPRITVMINPSNAPYSYAEVRGTAELTTEGGYELIDALSRKYTGKDYADFNPASKDDAERVVVRVTPRKVVGSI from the coding sequence GTGTCCGCCGCACTCTCCGACGACCTGAAGAAACTCATCGACGACAGCCCGGTCTTCGCGACCGTGGCCACGATCCAGCCGGACGGCAGCCCGCAGCTGTCGATCACGTGGCTCACCCGTGACGGCGACGACCTGCTGGTCTCCACGACGGTCGGCCGCCGCAAGGAGAAGAACCTGCGCGCGGACCCGCGGATCACGGTCATGATCAACCCGTCGAACGCGCCCTACTCCTACGCCGAGGTCCGCGGCACCGCCGAACTGACCACGGAGGGCGGGTACGAGCTGATCGACGCGCTGTCGCGCAAGTACACGGGCAAGGACTACGCGGACTTCAACCCGGCGTCGAAGGACGACGCCGAGCGCGTCGTCGTCCGCGTCACGCCGCGCAAGGTCGTCGGCTCGATCTGA
- a CDS encoding calcium:proton antiporter has protein sequence MSTATRRSPLTDWTFVVPVVALVALVFSWGRDLPGFAVGLVALCLAGAVLAAVHHAEVVAHRVGEPFGSLVLAVAVTVIEVALIVTLMADGGDKTASLARDTVFAAVMITCNGIVGLSLLVGALRNRIAVFNPEGSGAALATVATLATLSLVLPTFTTSKPGPEFSAAQLTFAAVASLALYGLFVAVQTVRHRSYFLPVDTGRGTGDADADGLAEPPTARAALVSLGLLLIALIAVVGDAKAVSPTIERAVAAAGLPQAVVGVIIALLVLAPETLAAVRAARRDRVQTSLNLAYGSAIASIGLTIPAIALASVWLSGPLLLGLGPIHMVLLALTVVVSALTIVPGRATLLQGGVHIVLLAAYLFLAVSP, from the coding sequence ATGAGTACGGCTACCCGTAGATCCCCCCTGACCGACTGGACCTTCGTGGTCCCCGTGGTGGCGCTGGTCGCGCTCGTCTTCAGCTGGGGGCGGGACCTGCCAGGCTTCGCGGTAGGGCTCGTCGCGCTCTGCCTCGCGGGCGCGGTGCTGGCGGCCGTCCACCATGCCGAGGTCGTCGCCCACCGGGTCGGCGAACCCTTCGGCTCGCTGGTCCTCGCCGTCGCGGTCACCGTCATCGAAGTCGCCCTCATCGTCACCCTGATGGCCGACGGCGGGGACAAGACCGCCTCGCTGGCCCGGGACACGGTGTTCGCCGCCGTCATGATCACCTGCAACGGGATCGTCGGCCTGTCCCTGCTCGTCGGCGCCCTGCGCAACCGGATCGCCGTCTTCAACCCGGAGGGCTCCGGCGCGGCCCTCGCCACCGTCGCGACGCTCGCCACCCTCAGCCTGGTCCTGCCGACCTTCACCACCAGCAAGCCCGGCCCGGAGTTCTCCGCCGCGCAGCTCACCTTCGCCGCCGTCGCCTCGCTCGCCCTGTACGGGCTCTTCGTCGCCGTCCAGACGGTGCGTCACCGCAGCTACTTCCTGCCCGTGGACACCGGGCGGGGGACCGGCGACGCCGACGCCGACGGACTCGCGGAGCCGCCCACCGCCCGCGCCGCCCTCGTCAGCCTCGGCCTGCTGCTGATCGCGCTCATCGCGGTGGTGGGCGACGCCAAGGCCGTCTCCCCGACCATCGAGCGGGCCGTTGCCGCGGCGGGCCTGCCCCAGGCGGTCGTCGGTGTGATCATCGCCCTGCTCGTCCTGGCGCCCGAGACCCTCGCCGCCGTCCGCGCTGCCCGGCGCGACCGCGTGCAGACCAGCCTCAACCTCGCCTACGGATCCGCCATCGCCAGCATCGGCCTGACCATCCCGGCGATCGCCCTCGCCTCGGTCTGGCTGTCCGGCCCGCTCCTGCTCGGCCTCGGCCCCATCCACATGGTGCTGCTCGCCCTGACCGTCGTGGTCAGCGCCCTCACCATCGTCCCGGGCCGGGCCACCCTGCTCCAGGGCGGCGTGCACATCGTGCTGCTGGCCGCGTACCTCTTCCTGGCCGTCAGCCCCTGA
- a CDS encoding VOC family protein, whose amino-acid sequence MIAELQCVVLDCPEPQALAEFYRSLLGGNVNQPDRRWSLDESWATLHTPSGPVLAFQQAPDHVPPRWPDPTRPQQFHLDLGVPDLDRAQEEVLAAGGTLLDGSDGRGWRVYADPAGHPFCLVRH is encoded by the coding sequence ATGATCGCTGAACTGCAATGCGTGGTCCTGGACTGCCCCGAGCCGCAGGCGCTCGCAGAGTTCTACCGGTCCCTGCTGGGCGGGAACGTCAACCAGCCGGACCGGCGCTGGTCGCTCGACGAGAGCTGGGCGACGCTCCACACCCCGTCGGGACCGGTCCTCGCCTTCCAGCAGGCCCCGGACCACGTGCCGCCGCGCTGGCCCGACCCCACCCGGCCGCAGCAGTTCCACCTGGACCTCGGTGTCCCGGACCTGGACCGGGCGCAGGAGGAGGTGCTCGCGGCCGGCGGGACCCTGCTCGACGGTTCGGACGGGCGTGGCTGGCGGGTCTACGCGGACCCGGCGGGACATCCCTTCTGCCTCGTCCGGCACTGA